The following are encoded together in the Bombus fervidus isolate BK054 chromosome 10, iyBomFerv1, whole genome shotgun sequence genome:
- the Elk gene encoding eag-like K[+] channel isoform X4 yields MNCIPKYPSTDHTSDANGGLDPEAPPANYGRRRSRAVLYQLSGHYKQDNKHKIKLNNNLLHSTAPPLPEYKTTGIKKSQFILSHYGGFKSCWDWLILLATFYVAIVVPFNASFINIDRPTMVSDVVVEALFITDIILNFRTTYVSRKGEVVSNSKSIAVNYLKGWFFVDLVAALPFDFLYASDVYSGEESGHGNIHLVKLTRLLRLARLLQKMDRYSQYSAVILTMLMLFFILVAHWLACIWFVIAEKERLRNDDDWDLGWIHTLAEKLKISVENVTHAESYITALYFTCSSLTSVGFGNVSANTFSEKFFSICTMLIGALMHAVVFGNVTAIIQRIYSRRSLYQTKLRDLKDFFVLHQIPEELKQRMQDYFQTMWSLNHGIDIYETLKQFPEELRGDVSMHLHREILNLPIFEAASQGCLKLLSLRIKNNFCAPGEFLIHKGDALSYIYYLCNGSMEVVQKNMVVAILGKGDLVGCDINVHLQHGSNGGGTGGGGAADVVVKSSCDVKALTYCDLKCINMHGLVEVLRLYPEYQYQFANDIQHDLTYNIREGYEAEQESDMNGPSLTLPSISEDDENVPDEGETSPLSPPNKSPLHTTSPRHAKFRDDYREARRTGRGVLVRGRAAQVIAQESMEEHIRGSVERLDTQFSTLHQDVATLSYEVRNAIQALQILACSPQSNPNLPTPASRGSGVLARSSSHPPDAICWDPPRRMSDASTQTDWPVDLFESWIRANPQRVLRILELDPDTLSRQPPSPTPSPSSPPPPPYEPLSPIVGTPPQSPSLAQGNADFVYGNNHGDRHIPRLYKPTNSTWDRENKLSHRFSAGDAENASLYPAFSTLRRLPESRSLKFDPFDS; encoded by the exons ATGAATTGCATTCCAAAGTATCCGAGCACGGACCATACATCGG ATGCAAATGGCGGTCTCGATCCAGAAGCGCCTCCAGCTAATTATGGCAGAAGAAGGAGTCGCGCCGTCCTTTATCAATTATCAGGCCATTACAAACAGGACAATAAgcacaaaattaaattgaataat AACCTTCTGCATTCCACTGCACCACCCTTGCCAGAATACAAAACGACGGGAATCAAAAAATCTCAGTTCATCCTAAGCCATTACGGTGGCTTTAAGTCTTGCTGGGACTGGTTAATACTTCTTGCGACGTTTTACGTGGCGATCGTCGTCCCTTTTAACGCGAGTTTCATTAACATCGATAGGCCTACGATGGTTAGCGACGTTGTTGTCGAAGCGCTCTTTATAACCG ATATCATTCTAAACTTTAGAACAACGTACGTAAGCAGAAAAGGTGAAGTTGTCAGCAACAGCAAAAGTATAGCCGTGAACTATTTAAAGGGTTGGTTTTTCGTCGATCTTGTCGCTGCTTTGCCTTTTGATTTTCTCTATGCTTCTGACGTTTACAGCGGCGAG GAATCGGGACATGGTAATATTCATTTAGTGAAGCTGACAAGATTACTAAGGCTCGCGCGATTACTTCAAAAGATGGATAGATATTCGCAGTACAGTGCCGTCATTCTCACGATGTTAATGCTTTTCTTTATCTTGGTGGCACATTGGTTGGCTTGCATTTGGTTCGTTATCgcggaaaaagaaagattgaGAAACGACGATGATTGGGATCTCG GCTGGATTCACACGCTGGCAGAGAAGCTAAAAATCTCCGTGGAGAACGTAACGCACGCGGAAAGTTACATCACAGCGTTGTACTTTACATGCAGTAGTTTAACATCGGTAGGATTTGGAAATGTGTCGGCCAATACATTCTCCGAAAAGTTCTTCTCCATTTGCACAATGCTCATTGGTG CTCTGATGCATGCCGTCGTGTTTGGTAACGTGACAGCGATTATTCAAAGAATTTACTCTAGAAGATCGCTATACCAAACAAAACTGCGGGATCTCAAGGATTTTTTCGTATTGCATCAGATCCCCGAAGAACTGAAACAGCGAATGCAAGACTATTTCCAAACTATGTGGTCTTTGAATCACGGTATCGATATATACGAG accttgaaacaatttcccgAGGAACTTCGGGGTGACGTTTCGATGCATTTACATcgcgaaatattaaatttaccgATATTCGAAGCTGCTTCTCAGGGTTGTCTGAAACTGCTTTCTCTTcgcattaaaaataatttttgtgcCCCCggcgaatttttaattcacaaAGGAGATGCACTCtcgtacatatattatttatgcaaCGGCTCGATGGAAGTTGTGCAAAAAAACATGGTCGTTGCGATTTTAG GCAAAGGCGATCTAGTAGGTTGTGACATAAACGTTCATCTGCAACACGGCAGTAACGGTGGTGGAACAGGTGGCGGAGGAGCCGCGGACGTAGTAGTGAAATCAAGTTGTGACGTTAAAGCGTTGACTTATTGTGATTtgaaatgcataaatatgcATGGATTAGTCGAGGTACTTCGACTGTATCCCGAGTATCAGTATCAATTTGCAAATGATATACAACATGATCTCACTTACAATATACGAGAGGGATACGAAGCTGAG CAAGAGTCAGATATGAACGGACCATCGTTAACGTTACCATCGATCAGCGAGGACGACGAAAATGTGCCTGACGAAGGGGAGACTTCACCTTTATCACCGCCGAATAAATCGCCTTTACACACGACGAGTCCTAGGCATGCTAAGTTCAG GGATGACTATAGAGAAGCAAGAAGAACCGGAAGAGGAGTTCTAGTAAGAGGGAGGGCGGCTCAGGTAATCGCTCAAGAATCAATGGAGGAACATATTCGAGGATCGGTGGAGAGACTCGACACACAATTTTCTACGTTACACCAAGACGTTGCCACGTTGAGTTACGAG GTGAGGAATGCCATTCAAGCTCTGCAAATATTAGCGTGTTCGCCTCAAAGTAATCCAAATTTGCCAACGCCCGCGAGTCGTGGGAGTGGCGTTTTGGCGAGAAGTTCGTCTCATCCGCCAGATGCTATATGTTGGGACCCACCTAGAAGAATGTCAGACGCATCCACGCAAACCGACTGGCCTGTGGATCTGTTCGAGTCCTGGATTCGAGCAAATCCTCAACGAGTTCTAAGGATCCTCGAACTCGATCCGGATACTCTTTCGAGACAACCACCGTCTCCTACACCATCGCCGTCTTCACCTCCGCCACCGCCATACGAGCCCTTGTCGCCTATTGTTGGGACACCGCCGCAATCACCGTCTCTCGCGCAAG GAAACGCTGATTTCGTTTACGGTAATAACCATGGAGATCGACACATTCCTCGTTTATATAAACCAACAAACTCAACGTGGGATCGCGAGAACAAATTATCGCACAGATTTAGTGCCGGCGATGCCGAGAACGCGTCTTTATATCCAGCGTTTAGCACTCTACGCCGACTTCCTGAATCTCGATCGTTGAAATTCGATCCCTTCGATAGCTGA